From a region of the Mytilus galloprovincialis chromosome 3, xbMytGall1.hap1.1, whole genome shotgun sequence genome:
- the LOC143069627 gene encoding U11/U12 small nuclear ribonucleoprotein 48 kDa protein-like isoform X2 → MEYNLLEDRDSTVNELEEYLKECQNEVTHILEYVGWTPEHFIKQDDIVSCSFDSSHRMPRKDLTKHEEKCELLFVGYRKEDLADVIGYTQDSTSSSVHIDKETMNRVLRDHHVQNHSIFFAQDKVPLTPNEVTVQLTPAERAAIHDYVVEKAKNERRLNSHESDQFLSTDLQEMVKQKDALDRNKPKSYMEYLAQQRDYKRRRQSYRAKNVHITRKSYTEIIREVIENQTEYVAMLRQEEAEAKPSIRLEEKHDESDELDDEEKEDKDKDQRGRSKVKKKKKHKKHKHKHSYKSASRSKSRSRSESRSRYRSRSRQ, encoded by the exons ATGGAATATAACTTGTTGGAAGATAGGGACAGTACTGTAAATGAATTAGAAGAATATCTTAAAGAATGCCAGAATGAAGTTACACATATCCTGGAGTATGTAGGATGGACACCAGAGCACTTTATAAAG CAAGATGATATTGTTTCCTGTTCATTTGACAGCAGTCACAGAATGCCTAGGAAAGATCTGACGAAACACGAAGAAaaatgtgaactattgtttgttgGCTACAGAAAAGAAGACTTG gcTGATGTTATTGGATATACACAAGACTCAACAAGTAGCAGCGTACACATTG ACAAAGAAACAATGAACAGAGTATTAAGAGACCACCATGTACAGAATCATTCAA TATTTTTTGCACAAGATAAAGTACCTTTGACACCAAATGAGGTGACAGTTCAGTTGACACCAGCTGAGAGGGCAGCTATTCATGACTATGTAGTGGAGAAAGCTAAAAATGAGAGGAGACTTAACAGTCATGAATCAGACCAGTTCTTATCCACTGATTTACAAGAAATGGTCAAGCAAAAAGATGCAT TGGACAGAAACAAGCCTAAAAGCTATATGGAATACTTGGCACAACAAAGAGATTATAAACGCAGAAGACAATCTTACAGGGCGAAGAATGTACACATTACAAGGAAATCCTACACTGAG ATTATCAGGGAAGTGATAGAAAATCAGACAGAATACGTGGCCATGTTGAGACAAGAAGAAGCTGAAGCAAAACCAAG taTACGGCTAGAAGAAAAACATGATGAATCAGATGAACTAGATGACGAAGAAAAAGAGGATAAAGACAAGGACCAGAGAGGAAGAAGTAAAgtgaaaaagaagaagaaacatAAGAAGCACAAACATAAACACTCATATAAATCTGCTTCTAGGTCAAAAAGTAGGTCACGGTCTGAAAGTAGATCAAGATACAGGTCAAGGTCAAGGCAATAG
- the LOC143069627 gene encoding U11/U12 small nuclear ribonucleoprotein 48 kDa protein-like isoform X1 — protein MIKRMEYNLLEDRDSTVNELEEYLKECQNEVTHILEYVGWTPEHFIKQDDIVSCSFDSSHRMPRKDLTKHEEKCELLFVGYRKEDLADVIGYTQDSTSSSVHIDKETMNRVLRDHHVQNHSIFFAQDKVPLTPNEVTVQLTPAERAAIHDYVVEKAKNERRLNSHESDQFLSTDLQEMVKQKDALDRNKPKSYMEYLAQQRDYKRRRQSYRAKNVHITRKSYTEIIREVIENQTEYVAMLRQEEAEAKPSIRLEEKHDESDELDDEEKEDKDKDQRGRSKVKKKKKHKKHKHKHSYKSASRSKSRSRSESRSRYRSRSRQ, from the exons ATGAT AAAGAGGATGGAATATAACTTGTTGGAAGATAGGGACAGTACTGTAAATGAATTAGAAGAATATCTTAAAGAATGCCAGAATGAAGTTACACATATCCTGGAGTATGTAGGATGGACACCAGAGCACTTTATAAAG CAAGATGATATTGTTTCCTGTTCATTTGACAGCAGTCACAGAATGCCTAGGAAAGATCTGACGAAACACGAAGAAaaatgtgaactattgtttgttgGCTACAGAAAAGAAGACTTG gcTGATGTTATTGGATATACACAAGACTCAACAAGTAGCAGCGTACACATTG ACAAAGAAACAATGAACAGAGTATTAAGAGACCACCATGTACAGAATCATTCAA TATTTTTTGCACAAGATAAAGTACCTTTGACACCAAATGAGGTGACAGTTCAGTTGACACCAGCTGAGAGGGCAGCTATTCATGACTATGTAGTGGAGAAAGCTAAAAATGAGAGGAGACTTAACAGTCATGAATCAGACCAGTTCTTATCCACTGATTTACAAGAAATGGTCAAGCAAAAAGATGCAT TGGACAGAAACAAGCCTAAAAGCTATATGGAATACTTGGCACAACAAAGAGATTATAAACGCAGAAGACAATCTTACAGGGCGAAGAATGTACACATTACAAGGAAATCCTACACTGAG ATTATCAGGGAAGTGATAGAAAATCAGACAGAATACGTGGCCATGTTGAGACAAGAAGAAGCTGAAGCAAAACCAAG taTACGGCTAGAAGAAAAACATGATGAATCAGATGAACTAGATGACGAAGAAAAAGAGGATAAAGACAAGGACCAGAGAGGAAGAAGTAAAgtgaaaaagaagaagaaacatAAGAAGCACAAACATAAACACTCATATAAATCTGCTTCTAGGTCAAAAAGTAGGTCACGGTCTGAAAGTAGATCAAGATACAGGTCAAGGTCAAGGCAATAG